The genomic DNA CCACGACCTGGCCCGCCTCGTACATCGCATCGATAGACGTGTCCGTCTTCAGTTCCACCATGCCAATTACTATACCGGTATTAGAATGACGGCATGGTACGCACCCCTCTCACCCCCGAAGAGCGCGAACGCGGCGAACGACTCGGCCGGCTGCTCCGCGAGGCCCGCGGTGGCCGCAGCATGACGGACGTGGCGGCGCACGCGGGCATCTCGCCGGAGACCCTCCGGAAGATCGAGACGGGCCGGGCGCCGACACCCGCCTTTTTCACCGTCGCCGCCCTCGCCGACGCCCTCGGCCTCTCCATGGACCAACTCGTGGTCAGGTGTGCGCCGTTGGCGGCCTGAATCGGACGCCTGATGTGGCGGATACGGCATGAACCCGGCGGGCGCACAGCGGGGAGGCGTAGGCTCCCAGACCTCTGCGCCCGGCTCGAAAAGCTTCCGTAGCCGCGTCGTAACACAAATGGTGTTTTCTACGGATCGGAGCATTCCGGTCTGGCGGGAGTTGGAGCATGGCTGTGGATCAACTCCCCGGACAGGTGCGGGAGTTCGCGAACTACCTCGACGGTCTCCTGGCGCGCCTGGACCAGGGCGGCGGCTGGTGCGGGGTGTTCTGGCAGCGCGATCCCGATGGCATGCAAGCCTGTCTCGGCGGCCGTGAGATACCGCCCTGGGACGTGGTCGAGGCCCTCCTCCAGGACCTCGCGGCGGAGTACGGCCACGGTGTCGCGACCCAGGAGGGGGAGCGGGCCCGCGCCCTGCACGCGGCGGCGCTCGCCGCGTTCGACGCCCGTCCCGGCAGCCGGGACGCCCTCGGTGACCGGCTCGACGTGATGCTCCGCGAGCAGAAGTACGCGGCCGAACGGCAGGCGGAACTGGGCCGGTTGCTCAACGTCGCCGGGACCCGGGAAGAGGCCGACGCCCTCCGCCTCGACCTCGCCTGGGCCCACGACGACCACGAACGCGCCACCGCCCGCTGCGCCGAACTCCGCGCCCGCATCGAGCAGTTGGACAACTTCGCCCACCTCCGGGGCAGTCGGGGCGTCCACCGCGACCGGCACGGCAATGTGTTCCGCGTCGACGACATGCCCCAGGACCGGGACAACTCGGCCTACGACCAGAGCAACGCCGCCTACGACCGGAACGCCGCCCCGCACCGGCTGCCCCGCCAGCGCGACACCGAGCAGATGCCCGGTACCACCGGACCGCAGGGCGGCTACGGCAGTGCCGACGGGGTGGTGGGGGCGCGCCGGGACGGCCGAGTGCCGGACGCCCGCCGCGGCTACGAGGAATTCGAGCGCGCGAACCCCGGCTACGCCAACCCGGACCCCGCGCCCGATTTCGACAGCCCGGAACCCATGGCGAGCGGCTTCACCGACCCCGACGCCGCCTCCGCGGCCGAGCTGCCCGACCAGGCCGAGGCCGAGACCGAGGCGGCCGCCCCCGCCCCCAAGCAGCGCAAGCGCCGCCGGGGCAGCGCCCGCTTCGCCGGCCTGGCCGAGGACGACACCGCCACCACCCCGGCCCCGGACCCCGCAGCCGCCGTACCGGAACTCCCCGCGCCCGCGCCCACCACCCGCCGCACCCCGCGCGGAGCCCGCTTCGCCGGGGCCGCCCGGCCGGTCGAGCGGGAGCAGCCGAAGCGGGAGCCCCTGGACGCGGAGGCGCGGCAGAGCACCGTGGAGGCCGTTCGGCGGCTCGTGGGGCTGCGGCGCGAGGGCCGTAGCGGCGAGGCGCACGCACTGCTCGTCGAGGCCGCGTACTGGCCCGCCGCGCGCTTCCCGCTGCTCGCGGCCGAGCTGCAGCGGGCCGGCCTCGGCGCGGACTGGGCGACGCTCCTGTGGGAGGCCGCCTCGCTGCCCGCCGACCGGCTGGTCGGCGCGGCGGACGCGCTGGTCGCGGCCGGCCGTACGGCGGACGGCGAGCAGATCCTGCGGCAGGGCGTGGCCCGCCCCGCCGCCGAGATAGGCGAGGCCGTGCTCGCGCTGGCCGCGGAGGGGCGCCGCCGGGAGATCCGTGCCCTGTTCGACGCGTACGTCCGCGTCCGCACCCCCGAAGAAGCCGCCCGCAGTGTTGCCGCCGACCCGCAGCAGCTCGTTCCGCTCCTGCTGGAGGCCGCCCAGGGTGCCTCCGACGAATGCCACTGGGACCTGGTCCACGCCCTGCGAGTGGCGGGCTTCAGCGCGTGAGCGCTCCGCTGTCATGCGGTTCATTGGCCGCGCGCCGGTGGGGGCTGGGCGCGCAGTTCCCCGCGCCCCTTACGGGGCGCTGTACTGCACGGAGCCCATCCGATCCGGCTACCCGGCCCAGCGGCTCACCCACCGGAGTGTGAAACGCGATCGACTCCGCGGGTTAACGACGATGGTCTTGGCAAGGCTCCTCGGGAGGCTTACGTTCATCCCTCTACGGCCTTTGTCTACGGGCGTAGAGGCTCTGACGTCCCCGTCGAAGGAGCAGCTCATGGCCAACGTCGTACGCGCCGCTCTGGTCCAGGCCACCTGGACCGGTGACACCGACTCCATGGTGGCGAAACACGAGGAACACGCCCGCGAGGCGGCCCGCCAGGGCGCCAAGGTCATCGGGTTCCAGGAAGTGTTCAACGCCCCCTATTTCTGTCAGGTCCAGGAACCGGAGCACTACGACTGGGCCGAGCCGGTGCCCGACGGGCCGACCGTGCGTCGTATGCAACAGCTCGCGCGCGAGACCGGCATGGTGATCGTCGTCCCGGTCTTCGAGATCGAGCAGGACGGCTTCTACTACAACACCGCGGCAGTGATCGACGCCGACGGCACCTTCCTCGGCAAGTACCGCAAGCACCACATCCCCCAGGTCAAGGGCTTCTGGGAGAAGTACTACTTCAGGCCGGGCAACGCCGGCTGGCCCGTCTTCGACACGGCCGTCGGCAAGATCGGCGTCTACATCTGCTACGACCGGCACTTCCCCGAGGGCTGGCGTCAACTCGGGCTCAACGGCGCCCAGTTGGTCTACAACCCGTCCGCCACCTCACGCGGCCTCTCCGCCTACCTCTGGCAGTTGGAACAGCCCGCCGCCGCCGTCGCCAACGAGTACTTCATCGCCGCCATCAACCGGGTGGGAGTGGAGGAGTACGGGGACAACGACTTCTACGGCACCTCGTACTTCGTCAACCCACGCGGCCAGTTCGTCGGCGACGTCGCCAGCGACAAGGTCGAGGAACTCCTCGTCCGCGACCTCGACTTCGGCCTCATCGAAGAAGTACGACAGCAGTGGGCGTTCTACCGCGACCGCCGCCCCGACGCCTACGAAGGGCTGGTGCAGCCGTGACCAAGGACCTGCTGGGACGGCACAAGGCCGTGCTCCCGGACTGGCTCGCCCTCTACTACGAGGACCCGCTCGAAATCACGCACGGCGAGGGCCGGCACGTCTGGGACGCCGAGGGCAACAAGTACCTCGACTTCTTCGGCGGCATCCTCACCACCATGACCGCGCACGCGCTCCCCGAGGTCACCAAGGCGGTCAGCGAGCAGGCCGGGCGGATCATCCACTCGTCCACGCTCTACCTCAACCGGCCGATGGTCGAACTCGCCGAGCGCGTCGCCCAGTTGTCCGGCATCCCCGACGCCCGCGTCTTCTTCACCACCTCGGGCACCGAGGCCAACGACACCGCGCTGATGCTCGCGACCTCGTACCGGCGCAGCAACCAGATCCTGGCCATGCGCAACAGCTACCACGGCCGCTCCTTCAGCTCGGTCGGCATCACCGGCAACCGCGGCTGGTCCCCGACCTCGCTGTCCCCGCTCCAGACGCTGTACGTCCACGGGGGTGTCCGGACGCGCGGACCCTACGCGCACCTGAACGACGCCGAGTTCATCGCGGCCTGCGTGGACGACCTGAAGGACCTGCTCGGTCATGTCCGGCCGCCCGCCGCGCTCATCGCCGAACCCGTCCAGGGCGTCGGCGGGTTCACCTCCCCGCCGGACGGTCTGTACGCGGCCTTCCGTGAAGTGCTGGCCGAGCAGGGCGTGTTGTGGATCGCCGACGAGGTGCAGACCGGCTGGGGCCGCACCGGCGACCACTTCTGGGGCTGGCAGGCCCACGCCGAGAACGGTCCGCCGGACATCCTCACCTTCGCCAAGGGCATCGGCAACGGCAGCTCGATCGGCGGTGTCGTCGCCCGCGCCGACATCATGAACTGCCTGGACTCCAACAGCATTTCGACCTTCGGCGGCACCCAGATCACCATGGCGGCCGGCCTCGCCAACCTCACCTATCTGCTGGAGCACGACCTCCAGGGCAACGCCCGCCGCGTCGGCGGTCTCCTCATCGAGCGGCTGCGGGCCGTCGCCGCACAGCATCCCGGCGTACGGGAAGTGCGCGGGCGCGGGCTGATGATCGGCGTCGAGCTGGTGAAGCCGGGCACCGACGAAGCCGATCCGCAGGCAGCGGGCGCCGCACTGGAAGCGGCCCGTGCGGGCGGCCTGTTGATCGGCAAGGGCGGCGGGCACAACACCAGCGCCCTGCGCATCGCCCCGCCGCTGTCCCTGACCGTCGCGGAGGCCGAAGAGGGCGCCGCCATCCTCGAACAAGCTCTGCGGAGCACGCAGTAGTAGCGGTACGAGCAAGGGAACAGCGCTATGGCCACCACCCTGGACACCCTGGAGCCCGCCCTGTCGGTGCGTCAGGTCCTCGGCCTGGAACGGGTCCTCGCCGGGGAACCCGAGGTGGTGGCCGGCGCGGGCCAACTCGACCGGCTCGTGCGCTGGGTGCACGTCGCCGAGGCCGCCGACGTCGGCGTGATGCTCAGCGGCGGCGAGATGATCCTCACCACCGGCGTCCTGCTCGCCGGTGACGAGGGCGCCCAAGCCGAGTACATCCAGTCCCTGCACCGCGCGGAGGCGTCCGCCGTGGTCCTCGGTCTCGGCCGCGCGTTCCCCGCCCCGCCGGACGTGATGCGCCGCGCCGCCGAGCGCTGCGGGCTGCCCATGGTGGTGCTCCACCGCCCCTTCCCCTTCGCCGAGTTGACGGAAGAGGTCCAATCCCGGCTGGTACGGCGGAAGTTCGCCGCCGTCAGCCTCTCCGAGGCCGTACGGACCGCGCTCACCGGACTCATCACCGGCGGGGCCCCGCTGCAGAGCCTGCTCGACGAGATCGCCGCGCACAGCGCCTGCCCGGTCGTCGTCACCAACCTCGCCCACCGCGTCCTCGCCACGGCGGGGGAGCGGTCGGCGGTGGACGACGTGCTGCGCGACTGGGAGCGCATCGCCCGGCAGGCCGGCGGCAGCGAGGGCGACGGCTGGATCCGCGCCGAGCTGGGCGGACGCGGTGAGCGCTGGGGCCAGATCATGCTGTGCGGCTACCGCGGCGACACCGCCACCGGACGCCTCCTCGCCGACCGCGCGGCCGAAGCCCTCGTCCTGCACCGCATGCTCGGCGGCTCCGCCCACACCTGGGAGGAACAGTCCGCCCAGAGCCTGCTCACCGACCTGGCGAGCGGCGTCGTACCGGCCCGCCAGCTCCTGCCCCGCGCCCGCGCGGCCGGACTCCCGGTCAACCGGCGCACTTTCGTACCGATGGTCGTCCGCGACGGCGACACGGCCCAACTCGACCGGGTGCTACGGCTGTTGGGTCTCCCCGGACTCGTCGCGGAACTGGCCGACGGGGCCACCGCCGTGCTGCTCAGCCTGCCCCGGGACCAGGACGCGGACGCCCTCGCCGCGCACTTCGCGAGCCGACTGCGCACCGAGTCAGGGGCGTTGAAGGCGGTGGTGGCCGCCGCCGGGCAGCGCACCGTCTGGGACGACGTGCCCGCCGGACTGCGCGAGGCACAGCATGTCGCCGACGCCGTGGCCGACTCCAGCGACGCCCTCGACCTCCCCACCGTCGTACGCCTCAAGGACGTTCATCTGCGCGGCCTGATCCGACTGTTGCGGGACGACCCGCAGGTGCAGTCGTTCGCCGAGCGGGAGCTGGACGGGCTGCTGTGCGCGGCCGACGAGGACCTGCTCGCCGTACTGCGGACGTATCTGGCCACCGGCCGCAACAAGTCCCGCACCGCGCAGCTCCACCACGTGTCGCGGCCCGCGCTGTACCGCCGGCTGGAGGCCATAGAGGGCCGGCTCGGGGTGGACCTCGACGATTTCGAGCAGGCCGCCTCGGTGCACATCGCGCTCCTCGCGCACGACGCGCAACAGGGGTGAAACATGGGACTACCTGCGAAAACGGCGGTGAAACATGCGGCCACGACAGGGTGACACCGTGGAACGCCGCGCGCCCGCAGACGTGACACCGTGCAACTCAAACCCGACTTCAGGGCTTCCTAAGCTCCTCGCACACCTAGCGACCGGAGGTCCCGATGAGCACCGTGATTCGTGCCGCCCTGTTCCAGACAGCCTGGACGGGCGACAAGGAGTCCATGATCCAGGTACACGAACAGGCGGTCCGCGACGCGGCCGCGCAGGGTGCTCAAGTCCTGTGCTTCCAGGAGCTGTTCTACGGACCGTACTTCTGCCAGGTCCAGGACAAGGCGTTCTACGAGTACGCCGAGGCGATCCCGGACGGCCCGATCGTCAAGCGCTTCCAGGCGCTCGCCAAGGAACACGGCATCGTCCTGGTCCTCCCGATGTACGAGGAGGAGCAGCCCGGCGTCCTCTACAACACGGCCGCCGTGATCGACGCGGACGGCTCGTACCTCGGCAAGTACCGCAAGCACCACATCCCCCAAGTCCCCGGATTCTGGGAGAAGTTCTACTTCCGCCCGGGCAACAGCGGCTGGCCGATCTTCGACACCAAGGTCGGCAAGATCGGTGTCTACATCTGCTACGACCGGCACTTCCCGGAGGGCTGGCGCGCACTGGGCCTCGCGGGCGCCGAGATCGTCTTCAACCCGTCGGCGACCTCGCGAGGCCTGTCCGCCTATCTGTGGCAGCTGGAGCAGCCCGCGGCTGCCGCCGCCAACGAGTACTTCGTCGGCGCCATCAACCGGGTCGGTGTCGAGGAGCTGGGCGACAACGACTTCTACGGCACGACCTACTTCGTCGACCCGGAGGCCCAGTTCGTCGGCGAGGTCGCCAGCGACAAGGAGACCGAACTGGTCGTCCGCGACCTGGACCTGGCGAAACTCCGCGAGGTCCGCGACCGCTGGCAGTTCTACCGCGACCGCCGCCCGGACGCGTACGGCCCGTTGACCGCACCGTAAAGAAACGTAGGCTCCCCGCGCCCCTGTGGAGGGCGCACCCCTTCCACAGGGGCGCGGGGAAGCGTCCATTGGCGGCTTCGCCGCAGGGCGCGCCCAGCCCCCACAGACCCGCACCAGACCACAATCCAGCGGAGTCAAAACAATGAGCACCCGTACCGTCATCCGCGGCGGCCTAGTCATCACCGCGTCCGACGAACTCCACGCCGACGTCCTGATCGAAGACGGCCGCATCGCAGCACTGGCCACCTCCGGTACCCCGACGGCCGACGCCTGGACCGCCGACCGGGTCATCGACGCCACCGGGAAGTACGTCATCCCGGGCGGGGTCGACGCCCACACCCACATGGAGATGCCGTTCGGCGGCACCAAGGCCGCCGACACCTTCGAGACCGGCACCCGGGCCGCCGCCTGGGGCGGTACGACGACCATCGTCGACTTCGCCATCCAGAGCGTCGGCGGAGCCCTCCGCGAGGGCCTCGACGCCTGGCACGCCAAGGCCGAGGGCAACTGCGCCATCGACTACGGCTTCCACATGATCGTCTCCGACGTCAACGAGAGCACCCTCAAGGAGATGGACCTGCTGGTGCAGGAGGGCGTCACCTCCTTCAAGCAGTTCATGGCCTACCCGGGCGTCTTCTACAGCGACGACGGCCAGATCCTGCGCGCCATGCAACGCGCCGCAGACAACGGCGGGTTGATCATGATGCACGCCGAGAACGGCATCGCGATCGACGTCCTCGTCGAACAGGCGCTCGCGCGCGGCGAGACCGACCCCCGCTACCACGGCGAGGTCCGCAAGTCCCTCCTCGAAGCCGAGGCCACCCACCGCGCCATCAAGCTCGCGCAGGTCGCGGGCGCCCCGCTCTACGTCGTGCACGTCTCCGCGATGGAGGCGGTCGCCGAGCTGGCCAAGGCGCGCGACGAGGGGCTCCCCGTCTTCGGCGAGACCTGTCCGCAGTACCTGTTCCTCTCGACGGACAACCTCGCCGAGCCCGACTTCGAGGGCGCGAAGTACGTGTGCAGCACGCCTCTTCGGCCCAAGGAGCACCAGGCCAAGCTGTGGCAGGGCCTGCGCACCAACGACCTCCAGGTCGTCTCCACCGACCACTGCCCCTTCTGCTTCGTGGGCCAGAAGGAAATGGGCCGGGGCGACTTCTCGAAGATCCCCAACGGCATGCCGGGCGTCGAGAACCGCATGGACCTGCTCCACCAGGGCGTCGTCGACGGCCACATCAGCCGCCGCCGCTGGATCGAGATCGCCTGCGCCTCCCCGGCGCGGATGTTCGGCCTCTACCCGAAGAAGGGCACCATCGCCCCCGGCGCCGACGCCGACGTCGTCATCTACGACCCGAACGCCGAACAGACCGTCTCCGCCGAGACGCACCACATGAACGTCGACTACTCGGCGTACGAGGGCAAGCGCCTCACCGGCCGCGTCGAGACCGTCCTCTCGCGCGGCGAACTCGTCATCACCGAGCGGGAGTACACCGGGCACGCGGGCCACGGCGTCTACACCCCGCGCTCCACCAGTCAGTACCTCAACTAGGAGTGGCGCACATGGACTTCGGACTCGTCCTGCAGACCGACCCGCCGGCCTCGCGGGTCATCAGCCTGATGAAGCGCGCCGAGCGCAACGGCTTCACCTACGGCTGGACCTTCGACTCCGCCGTACTGTGGCAGGAGCCGTTCGTGATCTACAGTCAGATCCTGGCCAACACCACGAAGTTGACGGTCGGCCCGATGGTCACCAACCCGGGCACCCGCACCTGGGAGGTCACCGCCTCCACCTTCGCCACCCTGAACGACATGTTCGGCAACCGCACGGTCTGCGGCATCGGCCGCGGCGACTCCGCGATGCGGGTCGCGGGCCGCACCCCGAACACGCTCGCCCGGATCAGCGAGGCCATGAAGGTCATCAGGGCGCTCGGCTCCGGCCAGGAGGCGGACCTCGGCGGCACGGTCATCAAGTTCCCCTGGGCCAAGGAGGACGCCCAACTCCCGGTCTGGATGGCCGCGTACGGCCCCAAGGCGCTGAAGATGACCGGCGAGGAGGCCGACGGCTTCATCCTCCAGCTCTCGGACCTCTACCTCACCGAGTACATGGTGAAGGCGGTGAAGGACGCGGCCGTGGCGGCCGGGCGTGACCCGTCCGAGGTCAAGATCTGTGTGGCTGCCCCGGCCTACGTCACCGAGGACGACTCGCCCGAGGCACTCGCCCACGCCCGCGACCAGTGTCGCTGGTTCGGTGGCATGGTCGGCAACCACGTCGCCGACCTCGTCTCGAAGTACGGCGAGCACTCCGCCGCCGTACCCGAGGAACTCACGGACTACATCAAGGCCCGTGAGGGGTACGACTATTCGCATCACGGTCGCTCCGACAACCCCGACACCGCCTTCGTGCCCGACGAGATCGTCGACCGGTTCTGCATCATCGGATCGGCCGAGAAGCAGATCGAAAAGCTCAACGCCTTGAAGGAGTTGGGCGTCGACCAGTTCGCCGTCTACGACATGCACGACGCGCAGGAAGCCACGATCGACGCCTACGGGTCGAAGGTGATCCCGGCCGTCAACGGCTGACGCACACCCGCACCACCGCTCAACTCCCCGTCCCCCCACTCCAGTTCTCCCCCTCCCCGCCGTCCCGGGGAGGGGGACCGGAGCCCCGCACGGCCTTTCCGGACCCACCTCATCGATTGGCCTGCCCATGACCGACACCGCTCCCACGGCCATAGAGCCGACCGCTCAAGTCACCCTCGCCGACGGGCGGGTGGAGCTCGCCCCGGGGTCTTCGCTGCCCGCCGGGCCGTACGCCAACGACGATCTGCTGCCGGTTCCCGTCGAGAAGCGCACCTGGACCACGTACAACTTCTCCGCGCTGTGGGTCGGCATGGCCCACAACACGGCCTCCTGGACCCTGGCTTCCGGGCTCATCGCCGTCGGCATGGACTGGAAGCAGGCGGTGTTCACCATCGCCCTGGCCAACCTGATCGTGCTCGTGCCCATGCTGCTCACCGGGCACGCGGGACCGAAGTACGGCATCCCCTTCCCGGTCTTCGCGCGTGCCTCGTTCGGTGTGCGCGGCGCCAACCTCCCAGCCGTGGTGCGGGCGTTGGTGGCCTGTGGCTGGTTCGGCATCCAGACCTGGATCGGCGGTGAGGCGATCTTCTTCCTCGCCGGCAAGCTGATCGGGGACAGTTGGGCCAACGCCTCGCACATCGGCGGGTACGCCTGGACGATGTGGCTGTCGTTCGCGCTGTTCTGGGTGCTCCAAGTGGCCATCATCTACCGGGGCATGGAGACGATCCGCCGCTTCGAGAACTGGGCCGCGCCCTTCGTGCTCGTCGGCGCGTTCGTGATGCTGTGGTGGATGAGCAGCAAGGCCGGCGGCTTCGGCCCGCTCTTCGACCAGCCGTCCAAGCTCGGTTGGGGCGGCAGCTTCTGGAAGCTGTTCTGGCCCTCACTGATGGGCATGATCGGCTTCTGGTCCACGCTGTCGCTGAACATCCCGGACTTCACCCGCTACGGCAAGAGCCAGAAGGCCCAGACATGGGGCCAGGCCCTCGGTCTGCCGACCACCATGACCCTGTTCGCGTTCCTGTCGGTGCTGGTGACCTCCGGTTCGCAGGCCGTGTACGGCACGGCGATCTGGGACCCGGTGCAGCTCGCGGCGAAGACGGACAACGTCGTGGGCCTGCTCTACGCGTTGGTGACCGTGCTGGTGGCGACCCTGTCCGTGAACATCGCGGCCAACCTGGTCTCGCCCGCCTTCGACTTCTCCAACATCGCGCCCCGGAAGATCAGTTTCCGTACCGGCGCCCTCGTGACCAGCGTCCTCGGCGTGCTGATCTTCCCCTGGAAGCTGTACTCCGACCCGCAGGGTTACATCTTCACCTGGCTCGGTCTGGTCGGCGGTCTGCTCGGCACGGTCGCCGGCATCCTCATCGCCGACTACTGGATCCTGCGCCGCGGCAAGCTCGACCTCACCGACCTGTACAAGGCGGGCGGCCGCTACTGGTACGACGGCGGCTGGAACTGGCGGGCCGTCGTCGCCTTCGTGGTGGGTGGTGTACTCGCCGTCGGCGGCGCCGACTTCCACCCGCTGATCGACGGCCGGCCCATCCCGGCCCTGTCCTCGCTCGCCGACTACGGCTGGGCCGTAGGCCTGGGCACGTCGATGGCGCTCTACGTGGCGCTGACGCTGCTGACCGGAAAGAAGCCGACGCCCGTCGAGGCGTAGGCCCCGTTGTTCGGAGGGCGGTCGGGCTAGCTGGCCCTGCCGCCCTCCAGCGCGGTCACCGCTTCCTTCGCGGCCTTGATCGCACCCTTGTTGATCACGTCCGTGCTCGGCGCCTTCTTGTTCTCGAAGTCGCTGCCGTTGTACGTGATGGTCACCAGCGCGTTGCCCGCGCGGACGACGACCGTGCCCTCACGCGTCTGCTGCTTGTCCTCTGTGGTGAGGTTCACGATGGAGTACGCGGAGTCGCCGAGCCCGGGAACCGCGCCGCCGCCGCTCTTCTCCGCAGTCGTCTCGGTGTACGACTTTTTCGCCGCTTCGTCCGATTCCGTGATCTCGTACGACACGTCGAGCCAGCGGTAGTCGTACCCCTTGAGCGCGTTCCACGAGCAGGTGCGGCGCACCTTCGTGTCCGTCGACGGGATCTCCTTGCCGGCCGTCTTCGCGCCCGGCACCAGCGACTTGATCGTCGCCACCGACACGCTTCCGCACGGGGCGGGAGAAGTGGAGTACGCCTTGGCCACGGGCGCCGTCGACGGGGCCGAGGACCCGGACGAGGAGTCGGACTCGGGCGTCGCCTTGTGATCGGCGGTCGTCGTCGCGGCGAACGGACCGGACGTCAGGGCCCAGCCCATCGCGGCGAGCACGACGACCGGCGACAGACGCGCGGTGAGAGCGAGCGGCAGAGGAAGAGAACGCAAGTCGCACTTCTCGTGGGGGAAGGGTGCGGAGCGGGTCCGCACTGCGGACGGGGACGGCCAGTGTCACATGACTCCCTGTGAGGCGGAAGCATGAACTCGCTCCGTGCCTGTGCGGTGACAGTGCCTGACTGAGGACGGGTTGTGTGTCCTCTTATGTCCACCCGTCAGGTGTGAACGGCGGGCACGCGCATCGTCGTCCCGATCCGTTCGACGGCCGCGAACGCCCCGTAGGCGACGAGCCGCACGAGACGCGCGTCACCGTCCGACGGCTCCCGCCAGGCGGCCACGTCCTCCTCCGTGATCCGGTACGGCGCGAGCGCGGCCAGCACCGCGAGGCGCGCCGCCGGCCGCTCCCGCCGGCTCGGGAAGCCGCGCAGGACGACCGGCGGATGCGAACCGTCCCAGGCCCACAGCGTCTCCCGTACGAGCGTCCGGTCGTCCGCGTCGAGCAGCTCGGCACCCGCGAGCGCGGCCGTGCGCAGCGCGTCGTAGGCCGGGCCCACCGGCGTCCCGGCCGCCCAGTCCGGGCCGGGTCCCGGCGTGTCGAGCAGGGGGAGTGCCGCTCCGGGGACGGCGGTACGGCGCACGGTGCGGGCGACGCTGCGGCCCACGAGGCTCCGTACGGCCCGGAACCGCTGGGCGTTGCCCGGCAGGAGCTGTTCGGTCAGCAGGGCCGACACGACGCGGTTGATGAAGTGGAAGGCGAGCGCGGTGCCCAGGTAGGCGGGCGCCTGCTCGCGCGGGAACGGGTACGGCGTGAGGGCCGCGCCGGGGACACGCGTCCGGCGGCCCCAGTCGAGCACGCGCGCGTGCTCCTCGTTCTCCGGTGTGCCGCCGCGCGCCAGGTGCTCGGCGAGGGCGTGGTCGCCGGTGGCGTGCAGCAGGACGGTGTGCGCGTCCGCGCAGAACGGGCACTTGTTCGCGAGCGAGACGCCGAGCGCGGCCAGCTCCTTGCCGGTGCGGCTGCCGGCGCCCGCGATCAGCGACTCGCGCATCAACGCCCAGGCGGGGGCGAGGAGTTCGGGCGCGGAGGACAGGACCACGAAGGTCGGGGGCCGTTCGATACCGAAGTCGACGGCAATCTGCTCGAAGACCTCGGCGGTGCGGCCGGTGGCGGACTTCGGCGACGGGGGCCGGGTGTGCCGGAAGGGTGTGGGCATGGCAGCAGCGTGCGCTGCTCGGGTGCCCCCGGTCGTCGTACGGCCGAAGGGAGTTGACGCTGCGTCGGCCGGTCGGCGCGGGCCCGGGTAGTACTGCGTGGGGAGTAGTCCAGGAGTTGTCCACAGGGCTGACGCCTGTGTCGGCGCGGCGGTCTACTGTGCGGTCATGAGCGGGTACCCGGTCGATGTGACCCCACGCAGGCGCCTCGCCGACGCGTCCCTCGCGGTCGTGATCGGCGCCCTCGTCATGACCGTCGCCGCCTTCGACACGGACACGACCGCCGTCGACTACGCGCTCGTCGCCCTCGCCTCGGCCGCCCTGGCGTTCTACCAGACGGCTCCGCGCGCGGTCCTCGCCGTGACCACGGCGGGGGAGGCGGCCTATGTCCTGCACGCCCACCCGGGGCCGATCGCCGGTCTGCCCGTCCTCGCCGCCATGCACACGGCGGCGCGGGTGGGACACCGCGGCTGGGCGGCCGGGGCGGGCGCGGTGTTCCTGGCGGCGTACTTCGCGACGGGGCCCACGACCCAGCAGGTG from Streptomyces sp. NBC_01478 includes the following:
- the hydA gene encoding dihydropyrimidinase; its protein translation is MSTRTVIRGGLVITASDELHADVLIEDGRIAALATSGTPTADAWTADRVIDATGKYVIPGGVDAHTHMEMPFGGTKAADTFETGTRAAAWGGTTTIVDFAIQSVGGALREGLDAWHAKAEGNCAIDYGFHMIVSDVNESTLKEMDLLVQEGVTSFKQFMAYPGVFYSDDGQILRAMQRAADNGGLIMMHAENGIAIDVLVEQALARGETDPRYHGEVRKSLLEAEATHRAIKLAQVAGAPLYVVHVSAMEAVAELAKARDEGLPVFGETCPQYLFLSTDNLAEPDFEGAKYVCSTPLRPKEHQAKLWQGLRTNDLQVVSTDHCPFCFVGQKEMGRGDFSKIPNGMPGVENRMDLLHQGVVDGHISRRRWIEIACASPARMFGLYPKKGTIAPGADADVVIYDPNAEQTVSAETHHMNVDYSAYEGKRLTGRVETVLSRGELVITEREYTGHAGHGVYTPRSTSQYLN
- a CDS encoding TIGR03842 family LLM class F420-dependent oxidoreductase, with protein sequence MDFGLVLQTDPPASRVISLMKRAERNGFTYGWTFDSAVLWQEPFVIYSQILANTTKLTVGPMVTNPGTRTWEVTASTFATLNDMFGNRTVCGIGRGDSAMRVAGRTPNTLARISEAMKVIRALGSGQEADLGGTVIKFPWAKEDAQLPVWMAAYGPKALKMTGEEADGFILQLSDLYLTEYMVKAVKDAAVAAGRDPSEVKICVAAPAYVTEDDSPEALAHARDQCRWFGGMVGNHVADLVSKYGEHSAAVPEELTDYIKAREGYDYSHHGRSDNPDTAFVPDEIVDRFCIIGSAEKQIEKLNALKELGVDQFAVYDMHDAQEATIDAYGSKVIPAVNG
- a CDS encoding NCS1 family nucleobase:cation symporter-1; amino-acid sequence: MTDTAPTAIEPTAQVTLADGRVELAPGSSLPAGPYANDDLLPVPVEKRTWTTYNFSALWVGMAHNTASWTLASGLIAVGMDWKQAVFTIALANLIVLVPMLLTGHAGPKYGIPFPVFARASFGVRGANLPAVVRALVACGWFGIQTWIGGEAIFFLAGKLIGDSWANASHIGGYAWTMWLSFALFWVLQVAIIYRGMETIRRFENWAAPFVLVGAFVMLWWMSSKAGGFGPLFDQPSKLGWGGSFWKLFWPSLMGMIGFWSTLSLNIPDFTRYGKSQKAQTWGQALGLPTTMTLFAFLSVLVTSGSQAVYGTAIWDPVQLAAKTDNVVGLLYALVTVLVATLSVNIAANLVSPAFDFSNIAPRKISFRTGALVTSVLGVLIFPWKLYSDPQGYIFTWLGLVGGLLGTVAGILIADYWILRRGKLDLTDLYKAGGRYWYDGGWNWRAVVAFVVGGVLAVGGADFHPLIDGRPIPALSSLADYGWAVGLGTSMALYVALTLLTGKKPTPVEA
- a CDS encoding carboxymuconolactone decarboxylase family protein; protein product: MPTPFRHTRPPSPKSATGRTAEVFEQIAVDFGIERPPTFVVLSSAPELLAPAWALMRESLIAGAGSRTGKELAALGVSLANKCPFCADAHTVLLHATGDHALAEHLARGGTPENEEHARVLDWGRRTRVPGAALTPYPFPREQAPAYLGTALAFHFINRVVSALLTEQLLPGNAQRFRAVRSLVGRSVARTVRRTAVPGAALPLLDTPGPGPDWAAGTPVGPAYDALRTAALAGAELLDADDRTLVRETLWAWDGSHPPVVLRGFPSRRERPAARLAVLAALAPYRITEEDVAAWREPSDGDARLVRLVAYGAFAAVERIGTTMRVPAVHT